A stretch of Fusarium poae strain DAOMC 252244 chromosome 2, whole genome shotgun sequence DNA encodes these proteins:
- a CDS encoding hypothetical protein (TransMembrane:1 (o35-54i)~BUSCO:15277at5125), with translation MASPPHVGSLSRLPANLRGSIESVKRGRHNVSWPLLNLDLLRNILLFLFFWRWTRRAFWQLRGRGILGSVVELYTNIRRILYGYFLRAPGVRGKVQQQVNESLVKLSDKLVPKDQIRYLTLPKEGFSHDVVRSELENLANMDHTRWEDGYVSGAVYHGEDELLALQTEAYGKFTVANPIHPDVFPGVRKMEAEVVAMVLSMFHAPPGAAGTSTSGGTDSILMACLAARQKAYAERGVTEPEMILPETGHTAFRKAAEYFKIKLHLVACPAPEYQVDVNAVRRLINPNTIMLVGSAPNFPHGIIDDISALSKLALRKNLWLHVDCCLGSFLVPFLERAGFETLLFDFRLKGVSSISCDTHKYGFAPKGNSTVLYRTAEHRKFQYFVSPDWSGGVYASPGMAGSRPGALIAGCWASLMTMGESGYIDACTKIVGTAKKITEAIQTTPALGGELEIIGKPLVSVVAFTARNLNVYDIADGMGAKGWHLNALQNPPAIHVAVTLPITKVWEKLIADLEAVVEEEREKERVRLVEGKGTHGKAMGDASALYGVAGSLPNKSVVVDLASGFLDLLYKA, from the exons AtggcttctcctcctcatgTCGGGAGTCTCTCCCGTCTTCCTGCCAACTTGCGCGGTAGTATTGAGTCTGTTAAGCGTGGTAGACATAATGTGTCTTGGCCTTTGCTAAACCTCGATCT ATTGCGCAacattcttctcttcctcttcttttggCGATGGACCCGTCGCGCATTCTGGCAGCTCAGAGGTCGTGGTATCCTCGGCTCCGTCGTCGAGCTATACACCAACATCCGTCGCATCCTCTACGGTTACTTCCTTCGAGCCCCCGGCGTGCGAGGCAAGGTCCAACAGCAGGTCAACGAATCCTTGGTCAAGCTATCCGACAAGCTAGTTCCCAAAGACCAGATTCGTTATCTTACTTTACCAAAGGAGGGCTTCTCTCATGATGTCGTGCGCTCCGAGCTCGAGAACCTCGCCAACATGGACCACACGCGCTGGGAGGATGGTTATGTCTCTGGAGCTGTGTACCACGGAGAGGATGAGCTGTTGGCTCTGCAGACTGAGGCGTATGGCAAGTTTACCGTTGCCAATCCCATTCATCCCGATGTCTTCCCTGGCGTGCGCAAGATGGAGGCTGAAGTTGTCGCCATGGTTCTGAGCATGTTCCATGCCCCTCCTGGAGCTGCTGGTACATCTACTAGCGGAGGAACTGACAGTATTCTCATGGCTTGTCTGGCCGCTCGCCAAAAGGCTTATGCTGAGCGTGGAGTGACTGAGCCCGAGAT GATTCTCCCCGAGACGGGCCACACTGCTTTCCGCAAGGCTGCCGAGTACTTCAAGATCAAGCTTCACCTCGTCGCATGCCCAGCTCCCGAGTACCAGGTTGATGTCAACGCTGTTCGCCGTCTGATCAACCCCAACACGATTATGCTAGTCGGTTCTGCTCCCAACTTCCCCCACGGTATTATCGACGACATCTCTGCTCTGTCCAAGCTTGCCCTCCGCAAGAACCTCTGGCTCCACGTCGACTGCTGTCTGGGATCCTTCCTGGTTCCCTTCCTCGAGCGTGCTGGTTTCGAAACTCTGCTTTTCGACTTCCGATTGAAGGGTGTTTCCAGTATCAGCTGTGATACTCACAAGTACGGTTTTGCGCCCAAGGGTAACTCGACTGTCCTCTACCGAACTGCCGAGCATCGAAAGTTCCAGTACTTTGTTTCTCCTGATTGGTCTGGTGGTGTCTACGCTTCTCCCGGTATGGCTGGTTCTCGACCCGGTGCCCTCATCGCTGGTTGCTGGGCTAGTTTGATGACTATGGGTGAGTCCGGTTACATCGATGCCTGCACCAAGATCGTGGGAactgccaagaagatcaccgAGGCTATCCAGACTACCCCGGCATTGGGCGGCGAGCTTGAGATTATAGGCAAGCCGCTTGTCTCAGTCGTTGCATTCACAGCTCGCAATCTCAACGTCTACGATATTGCCGACGGTATGGGCGCCAAGGGATGGCACCTCAACGCTCTTCAGAACCCCCCTGCCATCCACGTCGCCGTCACTCTGCCCATCACCAAGGTCTGGGAGAAGCTCATTGCCGACCTCGAAGCTGTCGTCGAGGAAGAGCGTGAGAAGGAGCGTGTTCGTCTAGTTGAGGGCAAGGGTACCCATGGTAAGGCCATGGGTGATGCCTCAGCATTGTACGGTGTTGCTGGCTCTTTGCCCAACAAGAGCGTTGTTGTCGATCTGGCGAGTGGATTCTTAGATCTGTTGTACAAGGCGTAA